In Helianthus annuus cultivar XRQ/B chromosome 9, HanXRQr2.0-SUNRISE, whole genome shotgun sequence, the following are encoded in one genomic region:
- the LOC110868027 gene encoding uncharacterized protein LOC110868027 yields the protein MFMACNLNIIIIMYNNHHQQNSDHPKSTFNPPNSPRISFSNDFADAVHSRQQTLKPSRDYHAPPVSSDFEFSVSNNSMFTTADELFFKGRLLPFKDAASGAVVGQKTTLRDELLAGDDDDTAGVSFRPPKGGSGTRWKGFLGLRKSHIGSKRSDKGDGSRSGQDAGHASKASQEMVNEGGGSRDMEFRMQ from the exons ATGTTCATGGCATGTAATctaaacatcatcatcatcatgtacAACAACCACCACCAACAAAACTCAGACCACCCTAAGTCCACCTTCAACCCACCCAACAGCCCCCGCATATCCTTCTCCAACGACTTCGCCGACGCCGTTCACTCCCGCCAACAAACCCTCAAACCCTCCCGTGATTACCACGCGCCGCCGGTCTCTTCTGACTTTGAGTTTTCTGTCTCCAACAACTCCATGTTTACAACCGCTGATGAGCTCTTTTTTAAGGGCCGTTTGTTGCCGTTTAAAGATGCTGCTTCCGGAGCTGTTGTTGGGCAGAAAACTACCCTCCGGGATGAGCTTCTTGCCGGAGATGACGATGATACTGCCGGAGTTTCTTTCCGGCCACCCAAGGGTGGTTCTGGTACACGGTGGAAAGGGTTTTTGGGGCTCCGTAAATCGCATATTGGGTCGAAAAGATCCGATAAGGGTGATGGGTCTCGGTCGGGTCAAGATGCTGGTCATGCTTCTAAAGCTTCACag GAAATGGTGAATGAAGGAGGAGGATCAAGGGATATGGAATTTAGGATGCAATGA